A single Eulemur rufifrons isolate Redbay chromosome 9, OSU_ERuf_1, whole genome shotgun sequence DNA region contains:
- the ZNF830 gene encoding zinc finger protein 830: protein MASSASARTPAGKRVVNQEELRRLMKEKQRLSANRKRIESPFAKYNRLGQLSCSLCNTPVKSELLWQTHVLGKQHREKVAELKGAKEATQGPSASSAPQFAKRKAPDADGQDAKRAKTSVPQVQPSASALPTNFDKTGKESTRATSSKPSGLGLLPDYEDEDEDEEEEEEGGERKTGDASNQPPDAQGKDHSLSSSREVTNSVLPNDFFNTNPPKAPLIPHSGSIEKAEIHEKVVERRENTAEALPEGFFDDPEVDAKVRKVDAPKDQMDKEWDEFQKAMRQVNTISEAIVAEEDEEGRLDRQIGEIDEQIECYRRVEKLRNRQDEIKNKVKQILTIKELQKKEEENADSDDEGELQDLLSQDWRVKGALL from the coding sequence ATGGCGTCCTCCGCCTCTGCTCGGACCCCGGCGGGGAAGCGAGTGGTGAATCAGGAAGAACTGAGGCGGCTGATGAAGGAGAAGCAGCGTCTGAGCGCCAACCGGAAACGGATAGAATCTCCATTCGCAAAGTACAACCGTTTGGGGCAACTGAGTTGTTCCCTGTGCAACACTCCGGTTAAGAGCGAGCTTCTGTGGCAGACTCACGTCCTGGGAAAGCAGCACCGAGAGAAAGTTGCCGAACTGAAAGGCGCGAAGGAAGCCACTCAGGGTCCTTCCGCCAGCTCGGCGCCTCAGTTCGCCAAGAGGAAGGCGCCGGACGCAGACGGCCAAGATGCCAAGAGAGCGAAGACCTCGGTTCCTCAGGTACAGCCTTCCGCATCCGCGTTGCCCACTAACTTtgacaaaacaggaaaggagtcCACTAGAGCGACCTCCAGTAAGCCTTCGGGACTCGGTTTACTCCCCGATTATGAAGAtgaggacgaggacgaggaggaggaggaggagggaggagaaagaaaaacggGGGACGCCAGCAATCAGCCCCCGGATGCACAGGGCAAGGACCATTCACTTTCTTCCTCGCGGGAGGTAACAAATAGTGTGCTACCAAACGATTTTTTTAACACAAATCCTCCCAAAGCCCCCTTAATTCCTCATTCAGGGTCAATTGAGAAAgcagaaatacatgaaaaagtagtggaaaggagagaaaacaccGCGGAAGCATTGCCGGAAGGATTTTTTGACGACCCTGAGGTAGATGCAAAGGTACGAAAGGTTGATGCTCCAAAGGATCAGATGGACAAAGAGTGGGACGAATTTCAAAAAGCCATGAGGCAGGTCAACACTATTTCCGAAGCCATAGTTGCCgaagaggatgaggagggacGGTTGGACCGCCAGATTGGGGAAATCGATGAGCAGATAGAGTGTTACCGTCGGGTGGAAAAGCTGCGGAATCGccaggatgaaataaaaaataaggttaAACAGATTCTGACCATAAAAGAACtacagaaaaaggaggaggagaatgcTGACAGCGATGATGAGGGAGAACTGCAGGATTTGTTGTCTCAGGATTGGAGGGTGAAAGGGGCTTTGTTATAA